The genomic region TCCAACTTTCTTTTGTTTAGAATTATCTTTTTTACCGTAGGCTCGACGTATTTCAAAGGAGCTATTTCGGTTCTATTAAGCACTTCATTTACAGCCACCAAATATACTCCTAAAGAATCGGAAAGCTCAAAAAAATGTGATTTTTTTAAATAATCATCCTTATTATCCAAAGTAATTCCTGGAATTTTTTGAATCACGGAAGACGATTTTATCCAAATGGAATCGTTAAAGGAATACGCTTTGAATTTTAAGGCTGAAGTCCTTAAGAACTCTTGATCTTTTTCATTATACCGCCTAAAAGCTTCTTTTACCTTATCTGTCTCAGAAAAATCGTTGGCCAAATTAATATAGCGTAAACGCACTAAATCTTCGTTCAATTTAAAGTTTACCTTATGTTGCTCGTAAAAATCCTTTAGTTCCTGTTGCGTTACCAAGGTATCCATAGATTTATCCACCAATCCTTCTTTATAGGCATTTATGTACAAATCGGCTCGATACTGCTTTACCAAGTCTTCAAACTGCACCTGTTTTTCATCGGAAAGATTTAATTTTGCCTTCTCCAATAACAATTGCTGTTGCGCCCAACTTTGAATAAAATTATTAGTGACAATTAAACTATCTTCTTGTGAGATTTTATCACTGTTGATGTTTTTCTTTAAATCGGATTTTAACAGGTAGTTTTCGCCTACCCTAGCTACGGGATCTTCTATTGGTTCTGATTTAAAATAATCGCACGATACCACCAAAAGAGATAAAAATATGAGATAAAAATTCTTAAACATTATAAAATGGTTCTTAAAGCCATTGCGCTCCAATTCGGACAAAAATAACAATTAGGCTATAGTAATCAAGGATTTTAACAACGCTATAAGATAGTTGACAGGTATTACCCGTTAAAATGTTTTTAATACCTTCTGGATGAAAGTGAAAAAGTATCGGTATTTAAAAAATGAAACTATCTTTACCGAAAAAAACAACGATGCCATTACTGAAGTTAATATGGGATTTTAGGAGTCCGACAGCTTACAAAACTGCAGAACATTATGAAATTCACTTAAAGGAATTCATGACAAACCAAAATTTACCTTACCTAAAATCTGGCGTGGAAGAAATGACACCAAACGAACATTCCATAGCATTTCTTGTAGTTGATCAAGAATATATGAAACCTGTTAGGGATGCATTGAAACCACATCGAGGTGTTTACTACCAAGAGCAATAAGCCATTCGCTAATTAGTTCCAGCGGTTGTTGTTAAATTGATTTCGCTTCCAGTACCACATCATAATAAAACCAAATAAAGCTCCTCCAACGTGCGCAAAATGTGCGATACCTTGTCCAAATATGGAGTATCCGGTAACTCCAGAGAATAAATCCAAAGCTATTATAATAGGAATGAAATATTTCGCTTTAATGGGAATTGGCAGGAATATCAGCATTAATTCAGCATTGGGAAACATCATTCCAAAAGCGACCAAAACGCCGTAAATTGCTCCGGAAGCCCCCACTGCTGGGGTCATATATGCTGCTAAAAAGTTTTGCATACTACTCTCCCCCATAAGCTCACGCCATGAGGTATCGTATTTCCCTTGACTTATAATATCCAATACATCAGTTTGGCTGAATCCATTAGCTATAAGGGTTTGCATACCGTCGTTGAAATAATAGTAATTAACCAATGTATGAATTAAAGCCGCACCCAAACCTGCTGAAAAGTAAAAGAAAATGAATTTATTACGCCCCCAAATTTGCTCTAAAGGAGTTCCAAACGCCCACAAAGCATACATATTAAAGAGGATGTGCATAAACCCACCATGCATAAACATATGGGTAACTATTTGCCAAAGTTGAAAATGTTCGTTTTTAGGAAACCATAGCGCGAACAGATCGTACATTTGTTGCCCCAAAAGTTGTGTTGCTATAAAAAACAACACATTAATAATTAATAAATGCTTTACTGCATCTGTAATTCTACCCATTACTTGGAATTTATTGCAATATTATAAAAATCTTTTATCTATTTCTTCAACGGTCATGGTAATGTATGTGGGCTTATTAAATGGGGAAACGGTAGGGGCTTTTGTAGCAAAAAGATTGTTAACTAATGCTTCCTGTGAAGCTATATTTAATAACTCCCCACTTTTTACCGCTAGGGTTTTGCACATGGCTTTCGCCAGCACATCCGCTTGCGATAAAGAGCTCTCGGGAACTTCTGCTTGAAAATCAGATAAGAGCTGATCTATAATCATACCCACCTCACTTTCTGAAATATTTAAGGGAATCCCACTAACCTCTACTTCATCTTTTTCAAAGTCAGAAAACACAAAACCCGTATTCTCAAGACTGTCTTTTAAATCTTTCAACAATTCAATTTCCGTAGCAGAAAAATTAAGCTTTAAAGGAAAAAGCAATTGTTGACTCACCCCTTTGTCTACCGTAATATTCTTCAAATACTGCTCGTATAGCACCCTTTGGTGCGCCCGGTGTTGATTTATGATTACCATACCGGATTTTATGGTGGTTACGATATACTTACGGTGCAATTGATATGTTGTTGCTGAAGGCTCTTCGGTATAATCTTTGAACAAAGAACCTGTTACTTCTTCTGATTCCAATTCAATAGAACTAAAATCTGATTTCCTTTCGAGCCCCACATACAAACTTTCCCAACCCCCCGATTGTTTTTCCCTTTTGGGGTAATGCACGGCCACATTTCCTTTGTTATCCTTTTCAAACGGATTATAATTGACATCCACTTCCACAGAAGGAAAATCGGCATTTTTAGATTTATAATTATACGGAGTGTCTAAATTGGAATCCCTTTCAAAATCGAGTACCGGAGCCACATTAAACTGCCCTAGGCTATGTTTCACAGAAGATCTTAAAATGGCATACAACGCATGCTCATCGTCGAACTTAACTTCCGTTTTAGTGGGATGAATATTAATATCGATACCTGAAGGATCGACCTCTAGAAATAGGAAATAACTTGGGTGGGTTTGTTCTTTTATAAGTCCTTCAAACGCACTACACACAGCATGATGCAAATAGGAATTCTTAACGAATCTATTATTGACAAAGAAAAATTGCTCGCCTCGGGTTTTTTTGGCAAATTCTGGTTTGCAAATGAATCCGCTTAAATTAACAACTTCCGTATCTTCTTCTACAGGAACCAATTTTTCGTTTGTTTTCCCTCCAAAAATATGTACAATACGCTGCCGTAAATTGGATGCTGGAAGTTTGAACAATTCGCTTCCATTATTATAAAAATCAAATTCAATATCGGGATGTGCCAGCGCTACACGGTGAAACTCATCGATAATATGCCTTAATTCTACTGTATCTGACTTTAAAAAATTACGTCTTGCCGGAATATTAAAAAAAAGATTTTTTACCAATAAAGAAGTCCCCTTGGGGGTTACAGTTACATCTTGATCAACCACTACACTCCCTTCAATTTTTAGCTGGGTGCCTACCTCATCTTCTTCCTGCCTTGTATTCATTTCCACATGGGCAATGGCCGCAATGGAAGCTAGCGCTTCCCCGCGGAACCCTTTTGTATGCAATTGGAAGAGATCTTCAGCAGTTTTTATTTTGGAGGTAGCATGGCGCTCGAAAGACAGGCGTGCATCTGTAGCACTCATACCTTTGCCATTATCTACCACCTGTATTAAAGTCTTACCGGCGTCTTTTATAATAAGTTTGATACAGGAACTGCCTGCATCAACGGCATTTTCTATGAGTTCTTTAACAACAGAAGCCGGTCTTTGTACCACTTCTCCTGCTGCAATCTGGTTGGCAACATGATCTGGTAAAAGCTGAATTACGTCTGCCATTAAATAAGGGAATCTAAATTAATATAACGTATGGCAACAAGTGCAAACATTAGTAAAAAGATTAAAATAACTATAAAACGAATTCGCGAATTTGTATTGGAAGGTGATTTGCGCACGGTCTTCCAATCGTCCCGAAAGCTCTTTCTTCGATATCCTTTAAAATACTCTTCATCAGAACGTTTTTCCTTACTCTTTTTAAGTTCCTCTAAACGTTCCTTTCGCTCATCGTAATATCGAGGCGTATAGCTATACGACTTGTTACCTCTTGATTTAAAAAGTGATGGAAGTCCCAAAATATAAATGTTTTAGTGTTGAAGCATTCTTTAAAGAACAACCGTAGAAACTACATTCTTCGCTAATAATTCATCAAAAATGCCATAAAGTTCAAAATTACTCAAAAACCAACAATTTCAGTAACCTTTACTACTAAATTTTGTTAAGAATATGGTAGCAAAGAAAGAATAATTACCAAACGATGTGATGTATTATTTTAAATTTTAAGGTCACAATCTATTATAAATAATATCTATTCTCAATTAGAACATTCAGAATCATAAATTTTGTTTAACTTTTAACAAATAACAGTTAAACATTTTGTATTTTTACAATCATAAATGGTTAAGATTATGGCAAATAAAAAAGCAACATCAGAAAGATTAATTACATACTTTATGGATTACGTGCTCACACATGGCACGCATCCTAAAAGCGTTTATTTGTTTACTAAGGAAAACAATTTAAAAGAAGAAGATTTTTACAAATTCTGCGCAAACTTTGAAGCGTTAGAAAAAGATATTTTTAAAGTCTTTTTTGACAATACATTAGCTCTTCTCGAAAAAAACGAGGAATATCTTGTTTTTGATTCTAAAAACAAATTGATAAGTTTTTACTATACCTTTTTTGAAATGCTGACGGCAAATAGAAGTTATGTGGTTTATGCGTTGGAACAGAAAAAAGACCGACTTAAATCTTTAGAGGTTCTAAAAACATTGAGAACTTCCTTTAAAGGTTACGTTAAAAGTTTGGATTTGGATCGTTTAAAAATTGAAAATGAACGTTTAAGTAAAATTCAAAATAGATCTATCGAAGAAAGTGCTTGGATTCAACTTTTAATTACTATGAAGTTCTGGTTGGATGACACTTCGCCTTCCTTTGAAAAAACAGATATTTTCATTGAAAAATCCTTACAAACCGGCTTTGAGCTTATGGACTATAAACCCTTAGAGAAATTGATTGACTTCGGAAAATTCATTTTAAAAGAAAAAACTAACATTACCGTATGAAGACATTAGATAAAATTCCTACCGGTAAGATACAACGGGCGGGCAAATTTTTGCAAACTGGAGCCAAAGTTGGAGCAAACTACCTGAAATATTACGGAGATAAAATAACCACTTCTGAAGAAATTGCACGAGGACGCCTTAATAAAAGTAATGCGGAAGATATTTATGACGGACTAAAAACCTTGAAAGGAAGCGCCCTTAAAGTAGCGCAAATGCTTAGCATGGAAAAGAGTATTCTCCCGAGGGATTATGTAGAAAAATTTTCCCTTGCTCAATTTTCTGTCCCGCCCTTATCTCCTCCTTTGGTAATTAAAACCTTCAAAAAATATTTTGGCAAACATCCAGAAGACATATTCGATACGTTTAATTCTTCTTCTGTGAATGCCGCCAGCATAGGTCAAGTTCACATTGCTACCAAAGATGATAAAAAATATGCGATTAAAATTCAGTATCCCGGCGTTGCAGAAAGTATTGCTACAGATTTAGCTTTGGTAAAACCCATTGCAATTAAAATGTTCAATATAAAAGGAAAGGATTCTGATAAGTATTTTAAAGAGGTAGAAAATAAACTTATTGAAGAAACCAACTATGTTCTCGAAGTAAAACAGAGCAAAGCAATTGCAGCGGCATGCAAACACATTCCAAACTTGGTTTTTCCCGAATATTACGAGGATCTCTCTTCGGAACGGATTATAACTATGGATTATATGGATGGGAAACACCTTTCTGAATTTGTTGCGGAAAACAAAAACAAAGAGCTATCCAATGCTATCGGTCAAGCTTTATGGGATTTTTACATGTACCAAATACATGTTTTAAGAAAAGTGCATGCAGATCCGCACCCTGGTAATTTCTTAATCAGTGCGAACGGAGAGCTTATTGCTTTGGATTTTGGCTGCATGAAAGAAGTTCCGGAAGATTTCTATGTCCCTTATTTTGAATTGGCAAATAAAGAAACCATTAATAATCCAGACGCTTTCGAAGCAAAATTATACGAGTTGGAAATTTTGAAACCCGAAGATACTCCAGAGGAATTAAAATTTTTCAAATCGCTCTTTCATGAAATGCTTAGTATTTTCACAAAGCCTTTCAATGAGGAAACCTTCGATTTTTCCAATGCCGATTTCTTTCAAAGTATCGCTAGACTTGGGGAAAAGTATAACAACGATCCGCAACTACGTAAAATGAACGGCAATAGAGGTTCTAAACACTTTATTTACATCAATAGAACCTTTTTTGGCTTATACAACCTAATGTTTGATCTTAAGGCAGAAGATATTAAAATAAATAATTTTATTAAATACGAAAACATTAGAAAAAGTAGCTAATTTCTATGTCTGAAACGGCCATTATTTTTCCGCATCAACTTATCCAAGAACTCCAGTTTCCAAAGGAAATAAATAGGGTTTATTTAGTTGAAGAATACCTTTTTTTTAAACAGTACAAATTTCATAAACAAAAAATAGCTTTTCATCGTGCTACCATGAAGGCGTATGAAGATTTTTTAAAAAAAGAGGGATATAGTGTAACTTATATAGAAGCGGAAGATGAACTGTCCGACATTCGGGACTTATTAAAAAAGCTTCAGAAAGAAAAAATTAAAACAATTCATTGCATCGATCCCACCGATGATTGGTTAAAGAAAAGAATTGCTTCCTTTAATGGGGATTTTGATTTGGTTTGGTATTGGAGTCCGCTATTCCTTAACTCCAAAGAAGATTTAAAAGATTTCTTTAAACCGAATAAAAAGAAATTTCACCAAACCGCTTTTTACAAAGAAGAAAGAAAAAAAAGAGATCTTTTGATGAAGGGTGAAGACCCAAAAGGTGGTAAATGGACCTTCGATAAAGAAAATCGTAAAAAGTATCCTAAGAGCAAAACACCACCAAGTATTCACTTCCCGAAGCAAACCGACTATCACAAAGAGAGCTTAGAATATACCGAAAAGAACTTTAAGGATAACTACGGAACTTTAGATGAAAGTATACAATACCCTATTGATTTTAAAGCTGCCGAAGAGTGGCTGGAACAATTTTTAGAGATGCGGTTTCATGAATTTGGGACGTATGAAGATGCCATTGTAAAAGAACATCTTATTCTTAACCACTCCCTCCTTTCACCTTTAATTAATATTGGATTACTTACTTCCGAGGCTGTTATTGAAAAATCGGTTGCATATGCCGAAAAAAACGAGATCCCTATAAACTCATTGGAAGGTTTTGTAAGGCAAATAATTGGTTGGCGTGAGTTTCTACGTGGCATATATGAAGTTAAAGGAGTGGCACAGCGTACCAAAAACTTTTGGAAGTTTTCCAGAAAAATCCCAAAGAGCTTCTATACGGGCGAAACGGGAATGAAGCCTGTAGATATAACCATTAAAAAAGTGCTAAAAACGGGGTATACCCACCACATAGAACGCCTAATGATCTTAGGTAACTTTATGGTGCTATGCGAGTTCGACCCCGACGAAGTTTACCAATGGTTTATGGAACTTTTTATCGATGCTTACGACTGGGTTATGGTCCCAAACGTTTACGGGATGAGCCAGTTTGCAGATGGTGGCCTTATGGCTACAAAACCATATATAAGTGGCAGTAATTACATCATGAAAATGAGCAATTATCAAGATGGGGATTGGCAGGATACATGGGACGGACTTTTCTGGAGGTTTATGCATGAGCATAGGGATTTCTTTGAGTCCAATCCGCGGTTAAAAATGCTATTAGGAACCTTAGACAATATGAAAGAGGAAACCAGAAACGAACACCTAAAAAATGCCGCTACATTTTTAGAGCAATTAGATGAAAAATAAAGAGATGACAGAAAGAGAAATAGATAGAATAATAGAAATGGCATGGGAAGATCGTACTCCGTTTGATGCCATTACATTTCAATTTGGGTATACAGAAAAAGAAGTAATAGAATTAATGCGCAAAGAATTAAAGCCAAGTAGTTTTAAACTCTGGCGCAAGCGCGTACAAGGTCGAGCTACTAAACACCTAAAAAAAAGAAATTTCGATGAAGGCCGTTTTAAATGTAGCAGACAGAAGAACATTTCGGGCAATAAAATCTCCAAAAGATAACTGGGTTCTATTTGTAATGTAGTTTATTATTATCTATCCTGCACCATATAAAAATAAGGATAAAAATAACTTTCCATATTTTTAATACCTTTGCGACTGCTTTTAAAATAATCTAATCCTAAAATAATTATAATCTGTCATGCCTCGGGAAGGGGGCATGCGGCTATTTGGTTTAAAAAGATATTAAAACAATATGGTAAAACCTTTTAAAGTTAATCTCAACTTATTTTATGTATTCTTTCTATTTTTATCCACGGCAATACTTGCTCAGAATACCCAAAGATATAATGGCGATTACGCAATTAAAAATTTCAGCGGGGAAGCTTCTTACGAGTATAAACTAATAGAAGGCGACACCATTTTAAACGGAATTTTTCGCTTTCGTGACAAGGGCTTGAAGTCTTTAGAAAAGAAAGCTTACAGTTCTTTCTTGGTAGAGGGGTCGTTAAAAAATAATAAACCTCAAGGAGCATGGCGGTTGAGTTTTGGAGATTATCAACGTTCTAAAGAGCCTAGATTGGTAGATTACAGTTACGTAATAGATATCAATGGAATACAGAAATCGGTAAACGGATTTTTTAACAATGGTATTGCTGACAAAGAGTTTATTCTCAAAATTGATAGTATTGAGAACTCTAAAATCACTAAAAATCTTTTTAAGAGCACTATATCATACCAAAATGGTATACCGCAAAAAAATTTCACTATTGAAACCGGTATGCATTCCTTAATTGGAAGACTGCTGCGGGATGGTTTGGCTCACGACAAGTGGACTTTGTTTGAAAATGAAAAGCTTGACGAAACCGAAAATTGGATTTTTAAAGATGGTTTGTTGGAAAAAGTTGTTGTTTCTGATAATGGTTTGAACAAAACGATTGGAATTTTTGAAAGTGACTATAAAAAATTGGCAGAAGTTCCTTTAGATAAACGTTTTCTCAAGATTCTTTCCCTAAAGCTTCCCGCCCATGACACCTCCCGAATATTTGAAAAAGGAATAGGAAAGCTTTTAAGAAAAAATCTAAGAGAGTACACTAAGCTCCAAGAATTCATAAATTATATAGGAGATTCTATAACCATCCCTAATTTTAAAGTTAAGGTACCGCTCTTTCCCATTTCAGAGGTGAATACATTGAAACTGAAAACGATCGCTGATAGTATTCGTAAAGCAGAGCTCCTTAGCAAGAATATTTTAGACAATCCTCAATTAAATATTCAAAAGTTCTCAGATGAAGAAACCGAATTTCTTTATGAAGTTTCCAAAAAGTTAACAACAGATTACTTAGCCTCATTGGCATTACTTAGAAGCTTTTCCGAAGAAAATCTTATTATTCATTTCGACCAGCAAAAGCTACTTAAAAAGTTATGGCCCAACGGCCTCCCTGATGATGAAATTAAAGTAGAAATTCAAGATAAAGCTCCCAAAACATACCAAGCGAAAGGGGCATTAAGTTATAAACGGCAACCAATAAATTTAGTTTCCATTGAAGAATTAACCAACTTCACCTTATTAAACTTAAGTGTTTTACACAAAAAGTTAGTGGGAAAAATTTCTGTCCAAGAGCGCCAAGAAGCTTTTTTGTTACAAGAGGAAGCATTAATCGAAGAATCAGGACATCTTAAAAAACTTATTGATTCCATTAAGGGCACAGCTCCAAAAAACATCCAATCTACATTGGAAAGCCTTAAAGGTTTTGCAGACGAGCAATTAAATAGTTATGCCAGCATGAAGGAAAATCCGTCGAAATTGGAATATGCTAAAAAACTTACCAATTGCTTTACAAAAACAGAGAATCTTGCAATTTACATCGCCAACCTTCCACAGCAACAAAAAGAAATAAAGAAGCTCTATCAAGACCAAGTCTGGAATCCGTTTACGGCTACCGTTATGGATGAAGACGTAAAAAAGAGAATCACCAAGGCGTACGGAGATATTTTAATTCCAGAGCAGTTAGAGAGAATTCGAGAAGATTTGTCTTGCGAAACGATTGAACCCACCCAGAATTTTTTAGAAGCTTTGCATGAAAGAATGATAGAAATGAGAGAAGAAGATACTACTCGTTTAAATCGAAAACTGAAAAAAGAAAAGAATCCTGAAGAAATAAAATTACTCTTCGGGTTAAATTCAAAAGAAATTGAAGAATAACATGCAAAAAAGCTTACGTAACCTCAAGCCTAGTCTTTTTATAGCATTCTTTTGCCTTTCCTTTGTTGCAATATCACAAGAGGATCCGCAGGTTTTACCCGAAGAATCTAAATTTAAGGAACCCATTACCAAATATTGGCTAAACACCTATGGAAACATACGTATTTCCAAAAGATTATTCTGGGTTGCTCAAACTCATTTTAGGTTTCAGGAAACAGAAGAAACCCCCTTTGTGGGTCAAATTGGTCAAATTTACAATAGACACGCCATTGGTTATATTGTATCTAAAAAATTCAACGTAGCCGTTGGTGGCGTTGTTCGTTTTAATTTTAATACGGACCCCGATTCCGACGGAAAAGGAATGGTCCCCGAGTGGAGAATCTGGCAACAATATCAATTTGCTATGCCAGTTTCACGCCTTATGTTTTACCATCGTATACGTATTGAAAATCGATGGTCAAAAGGTTTTGAAGAAGGCGACGATTATATCTACCGAACGCGTTGGCGTTATATGTTCCGTGTAAAAATACCAATAAATAAACCGAAATTGGAGCCAAAAGCTTTTTACATTGGCCCGGAAGCCGAAGTGATCATGCAAAGTGGTAAAGAAGTTGTAGATAGTCCATTAGAAGACCTTCGTCTACACACCTCTTTTGGATACATTTTAACTCCCCGACTTACAGTAGCCGCAGGAATAATGTATAATTTCGGACAAACCTTAGAAAATGGAGGGATTTATAAACAAGGTTGGACCATAAGAACACATCTTTATTTTTCCCCAGATTTCAGAAAAGTTAGAAATAAACTACCTTCGATACATACAGAGGATTAACAACATAAGTTATATGAAAAAGAAGAGAATACTATTTTATATTGCAATCATAATACTTGGTGGCTTATGTGCCTTTTTAATAATAAAGAACAACCATCTACAAAAACAGTTGAGTACTGCCCATGAAGAACTTTCCATTGTAAAATCGTATCTGGAAATGGATCACTTGGCTACTGCCGATTCCCTTTTGATTACCGGAAGTTATGAGGACGCCAAAAAAGCATACCATTCTATGGATAGTCTAAGTATTATTGAAGATGATTACGCCATTACCTCGCGGCTTAAGATTGCAGAGAATATGCTACGCATGCACGAAGAAATTAAGACTGTTAAAACTTCATCTACTTCTCCTAATGCCGATTCTGCAGCTGCATCCAATATAAATAGTTCGGTTACTTTGGAAAAATTTGACTCCTTGAATTTTGCTTTTGAAAAAAAACAATTGCAATTATCGAGACTCAAAGAGCAAATGAATAAAAAAGCATTTGGAGAATATTTAACCTTCAAAAGTAAAAAAGGCAACCGTTTGTTTTACGTAGGACAAGTAAAAAACCATAAAGCGAATGGTTTTGGTATTGCTATCTTGGACACTGGTAGCCGTTATGAAGGCGAATGGGAAAACAATATGAGGCATGGAAACGGAAGTTTTTATTGGATTGATGGGGAGCGTTATGAAGGTGAATACCGCAAAGATATGCGAACTGGTCAAGGTACCTACTATTGGCCGAATGGTGAAAAATACGTGGGCGAATGGAAGGACGATGTAAGGGAAGGAACGGGAACTTTCTACAATTCTGATGGGGAAGTTTTTGCTAAGGGGATTTGGAAAGGAGATAAATTGATTAAAAAAGAAAAGTAGTAAACAAACTTAACCATATCAATTTTTACAATTTAATCCAGCTTTAAGCTCCAAACTCATTAAATAAAATTAATGAGGCCATTTATTTATAGCAATTACCCTGACTTTTACAAACAATTAGGTCTTTAATATTTTACTTTCGTTATACTCATTTAATTCCTTTATAAAAGGCTGCTTGTAAAAGCGTTTTCCCGTAGCTTTATAAAGAGCATTGGCCAAAGCACCCATCACTGGTGGGAAAGGAGGCTCTCCCAATCCTGTTGGATCTGTATCATTTTTAACAAAAGACACCTCAATATTCTTTGGAGCTTCTTTTTGCCGTATTAAACGATATGTATCGAAATTACTTTGTTGCGGATTTCCATTTTTAAAGGAAATTTCCCCATACATGGCAGAACCGATTCCATCTATGGTTCCACCTTCTGCCATATTAGTAGCAGCATCTGGGTTTACAACGATTCCGCAATCGAGGGCACAGTAAACATTGTCTACCCTTGGAGTGCTATTTTCCATAGAAAGGTCCAATACATGCGCAACATAAGAATTATGACAATAATAAGCCGCTACTCCACGGCCGCTATTGGAAGCATTGGTGTCCCAATTAGACATTTTACGCACTAAATTTAAAACTCCGATATACCGTTCTGCGTCGTAATCATTTTTTTCGCCAACCGGATTTTCTTTGGCTTTATTTAATAATTCCAGTCTAAAGTCGATTGGATCCTTTCCAGCTTCTTCGGCTACCTCATCTAAAAAAGCTTGCTCGGCACCGGCAATAAAATTAGACCGTGGCGCACGGAATGC from Galbibacter sp. BG1 harbors:
- a CDS encoding MORN repeat-containing protein, producing the protein MKKKRILFYIAIIILGGLCAFLIIKNNHLQKQLSTAHEELSIVKSYLEMDHLATADSLLITGSYEDAKKAYHSMDSLSIIEDDYAITSRLKIAENMLRMHEEIKTVKTSSTSPNADSAAASNINSSVTLEKFDSLNFAFEKKQLQLSRLKEQMNKKAFGEYLTFKSKKGNRLFYVGQVKNHKANGFGIAILDTGSRYEGEWENNMRHGNGSFYWIDGERYEGEYRKDMRTGQGTYYWPNGEKYVGEWKDDVREGTGTFYNSDGEVFAKGIWKGDKLIKKEK